A genome region from Pygocentrus nattereri isolate fPygNat1 chromosome 6, fPygNat1.pri, whole genome shotgun sequence includes the following:
- the rab20 gene encoding ras-related protein Rab-20, with protein MTESGKMKKPDVKVVILGDMNVGKTSLLHRYTERKFKDTVSTVGGAFFLKQWGPYNISIWDTAGREQFHGLGSMYCRGAAAVILIYDVTNWQSFVELENRFLSLTDTANSDCIFIIVGNKADLTDLHTYVTDPQPGQEVESEADAAPLSLPPPVSPLLHKQVNKEDAMALYGRVLRYKGLEEKACLPAERMCFETSAKTGYNVDVLFETVFDMVLPSILKKRNEGESSTVDLEAPRTEKKNKTGCCN; from the exons ATGACCGAATCTGGGAAAATGAAGAAGCCCGACGTGAAAGTTGTCATTCTGGGTGACATGAATGTGGGAAAAACGTCTTTGCTCCACAGGTACACAGAGAGGAAGTTCAAGGACACTGTCAGCACGGTCGGAGGGGCGTTCTTTTTGAAACAGTGGGGACCTTACAACATCTCCATATGGGACACTGCAG GTCGGGAGCAGTTCCATGGCCTTGGCTCTATGTATTGTCGTGGAGCGGCCGCAGTCATCCTCATCTACGATGTCACGAACTGGCAAAGCTTTGTAGAGCTGGAGAACCGTTTCCTTTCCTTAACTGACACTGCCAACTCTGACTGCATCTTTATCATAGTAGGCAACAAAGCTGACCTGACTGACCTGCACACCTATGTGACAGACCCACAGCCTGGACAGGAGGTTGAGTCTGAAGCTGATGCTGCACCTCTGAGTTTGCCTCCTCCTGTCTCTCCCCTCCTACACAAACAGGTGAACAAAGAGGATGCCATGGCTCTGTATGGACGTGTTCTACGTTACAAAGGCCTGGAGGAGAAAGCCTGTCTGCCTGCTGAGAGAATGTGTTTTGAGACTAGTGCTAAAACCGGATACAATGTGGATGTGTTGTTTGAGACTGTGTTTGACATGGTGTTACCCTCCATCCTGAAGAAGAGAAATGAGGGGGAGAGCTCAACTGTGGACCTGGAAGCACCCAGAACAGAGAAGAAGAATAAAACTGGCTGCTGTAACTAG